The Takifugu flavidus isolate HTHZ2018 chromosome 21, ASM371156v2, whole genome shotgun sequence genome has a window encoding:
- the LOC130518575 gene encoding uncharacterized protein LOC130518575, which translates to MAGFRVNFLLTVLTESLLLVSVRAWEPIDDNKLRSFYETGEWTDPQYIKLPDDLNSDYEEVDFFSSEDAFSEVEGIATVSFDSSVQNGLQIIDEDSDHLSVTDEMEGGSPTGFPQKWSGKSSQTSDLDVVCTKYGFQVTFLMCPLSEVKVLGPKELLPVVDAPASCGYELNIPENVLIVPLTGCHVKHLATCNASTYSLQFLYINKFGQHKIATAICEEEIQLSPRTGGNQGKCPRDPAGAPAAPPPAGALPIPNLNACTQDQYFVFSIEHNSASIPVDTTKLFVPGHPECRPIFVNSTVAIFKFKVTSCGTRTYDVGDIKVYLAQVQTAVSALNLKYGIITRSHPLRFLVECRYSKLGGVSVAMTTAEFRVRMDSSPIPSVIFSNGVYAVELRIATDETYTSYLPTNSLPLERLLGTKVYLELNLLSPYPEAVLIVNYCIAYPRSARNALVFIYKGCTNPYDPYVYIHMTVQRHQRRVAIVAFQFMEQRTNLYLKEEIIFMCSTEVCIPREKHCDGGCFDMKVTS; encoded by the exons ATGGCTGGGTTCAGGGTTAACTTTCTTCTGACGGTCTTGACGGAGAGCCTGCTGCTAGTTTCAGTCCGAGCTTGGGAGCCAATCGATGACAATAAGTTGCGTTCCTTTTATGAAACGGGAGAGTGGACGGACCCACAATACATTAAACTGCCAG ATGACCTCAATTCTGATTATGAGGAGGTAGATTTTTTCAGCTCGGAAGATGCCTTCTCGGAAGTGGAAGGCATTGCTACAGTCTCCTTTGATTCCTCGGTTCAAAATGGACTGCAGATAATTGATGAGGATTCCGATCACCTAAGCGTCACAGATGAGATGGAAGGTGGCTCTCCGACGGGTTTCCCTCAGAAGTGGTCAGGCAAATCGAGTCAGACTTCTGATTTGGATGTGGTCTGTACTAAATATGGCTTCCAGGTTACTTTCCTGATGTGTCCCTTGAGTGAGGTTAAAGTTTTGG GACCAAAGGAACTGCTGCCTGTTGTCGACGCTCCTGCGTCTTGTGGTTATGAATTGAACATTCCAGAGAACGTATTAATTGTCCCTCTCACCGGGTGTCATGTGAAGCACTTAGCAACATGTAAT GCTAGCACCTACAGCCTCCAGTTTCTGTACATTAATAAGTTTGGCCAGCACAAAATCGCTACTGCAATTTGTGAAGAAGAAATACAACTGAGTCCACGAACTGGTGGCAATCAGGGAAAATGCCCAAGAGATCCAGCCGGAGCACCTGCAGCCCCGCCTCCTGCAGGTGCCCTCCCCATACCAAACCTTAATG CGTGCACGCAAGATCAATACTTTGTTTTCAGCATTGAACACAACAGTGCATCCATCCCAGTGGACACCACCAAACTTTTTGTTCCTGGGCATCCCGAATGTCGGCCAATCTTTGTAAATTCGACTGTTGCCATCTTCAAGTTCAAAGTTACAAGCTGTGGAACTCGTACTTAT GATGTTGGTGATATAAAAGTCTATCTGGCTCAAGTTCAGAcagctgtttctgctctgaACCTCAAGTATGGCATCATTACCAGGAGTCATCCACTCAG GTTCCTGGTTGAATGTCGTTACAGTAAACTCGGCGGTGTTTCAGTGGCAATGACCACTGCTGAATTTAGAGTCAGAATGGACTCCTCCCCCATTCCATCAGTAATCTTCTCTAATGGCGTCTATGCTGTTGAGCTGAGGATTGCTACAG ATGAAACCTATACTTCCTACTTGCCCACCAACAGTTTGCCCTTGGAACGACTACTCGGAACAAAAGTGTACCTTGAACTCAACTTGCTTTCTCCGTATCCAGAGGCGGTACTCATTGTGAACTACTGTATAGCTTATCCTCGCTCTGCCAGGAATGCTCTGGTCTTCATTTATAAAGG GTGCACCAACCCATACGATCCATACGTTTACATCCATATGACGGTACAACGCCACCAAAGGCGAGTCGCTATCGTGGCCTTCCAGTTTATGGAGCAAAGGACAAATCTCTACCTAAAGGAGGAA ATAATCTTCATGTGTTCTACAGAAGTTTGTATACCAAGAGAAAAGCATTGTGATGGAGGGTGCTTTGATATGAAGGTCACTTCCTAA